The proteins below are encoded in one region of Tolumonas auensis DSM 9187:
- the murD gene encoding UDP-N-acetylmuramoyl-L-alanine--D-glutamate ligase — protein MKQVVIIGLGKTGLSCVTYFRQRGITPLVMDTRENPPGKESLPADCRLITGPLDAEVLCSASLIVASPGIALATPALQAAQMAGVEIVGDIELFAREAKAPVVAITGSNGKSTVTTLVGLMAEQAGFKVGIGGNIGTPALDLLLQPADLYVLELSSFQLETTSSLQPAAAVILNLSEDHLDRYDGMAGYLAAKQRIFANAKHIVVNRDDAATLPPQHAYWQSFGLNSESYGRVQQDDGLWLSVDGKPVLSVAELNIVGAHNQMNALAAMALADAVGIPQAAQLTVLRSFTGLSHRCQFVRDVNGVRWINDSKATNVGSTLAAVAGVGESVQGRLWLLAGGQGKGQDFSPLQPLLANQIYRMVCFGQDAGILMELADNTQRVADLDEAVRSVAAEVQPGDWVLLAPACASLDQFRNFEQRGQRFADLVNAL, from the coding sequence ATGAAACAGGTTGTCATCATCGGTCTGGGCAAAACAGGGCTTTCCTGCGTCACGTATTTTCGTCAGCGCGGTATTACTCCACTGGTTATGGATACCCGTGAAAATCCGCCGGGAAAAGAGTCTTTGCCTGCTGATTGCCGCCTGATCACAGGTCCGCTGGATGCTGAAGTTTTATGTTCTGCATCGCTGATTGTGGCAAGTCCCGGTATTGCGCTGGCAACACCGGCACTGCAGGCTGCGCAGATGGCAGGTGTGGAAATCGTCGGTGATATCGAACTGTTTGCCCGTGAAGCCAAAGCCCCAGTAGTCGCAATTACCGGTTCGAACGGTAAAAGTACCGTGACCACGCTGGTTGGTCTGATGGCTGAACAAGCCGGATTCAAAGTGGGTATCGGTGGTAATATCGGAACGCCGGCGCTGGATTTGTTGCTGCAACCGGCAGATTTATACGTACTGGAATTATCCAGTTTTCAGCTGGAAACCACCTCTTCGTTACAACCTGCCGCCGCCGTGATCCTCAATCTGAGTGAAGACCATCTAGATCGTTACGATGGTATGGCCGGTTATCTGGCTGCCAAGCAACGTATTTTTGCCAATGCGAAACATATTGTAGTTAACCGTGATGATGCGGCCACTTTGCCGCCGCAACACGCTTACTGGCAGAGTTTTGGTCTGAACAGCGAGTCTTACGGCCGGGTTCAGCAAGATGATGGGTTATGGCTGAGTGTCGATGGCAAACCGGTCTTATCTGTTGCTGAGCTCAATATCGTTGGTGCGCATAATCAGATGAATGCGCTGGCAGCCATGGCACTGGCCGATGCTGTCGGGATCCCGCAAGCAGCACAGCTGACGGTATTGCGCTCATTCACGGGTTTATCCCATCGTTGTCAGTTTGTCCGTGACGTGAATGGCGTCCGCTGGATCAACGATTCCAAAGCCACCAATGTTGGCTCTACGCTGGCCGCTGTTGCCGGTGTTGGTGAAAGTGTGCAGGGGCGTCTGTGGTTACTGGCTGGTGGTCAGGGGAAAGGACAGGATTTTTCTCCGTTGCAGCCGTTACTGGCTAATCAGATTTATCGTATGGTCTGCTTTGGTCAGGATGCCGGTATCCTGATGGAACTGGCGGACAACACACAGCGTGTTGCTGATTTGGATGAAGCGGTGCGTAGTGTAGCGGCAGAAGTTCAGCCGGGGGACTGGGTGTTACTGGCTCCGGCTTGTGCCAGTCTGGATCAGTTCCGTAATTTCGAACAACGCGGCCAGCGGTTCGCCGATCTGGTGAATGCCTTATGA
- the rsmH gene encoding 16S rRNA (cytosine(1402)-N(4))-methyltransferase RsmH, whose product MEHITVLLQEAVDGLAIRPDGIYVDGTFGRGGHSRLILQQLGPQGRLYAIDRDPQAVAVAKEWQDPRFEIISGPFSSLHEYMAERGLLGKVDGLLLDLGVSSPQLDEAERGFSFMNDGPLDMRMDPLHGESAAEWLLHADVDDIAWVLRTYGEERFANRIARAIVADRVTTPYTRTRQLAEMIARVVPNKEKHKHPATRSFQALRIHVNQELKEIEETLKASLSVLAPGGRLAVISFHSLEDRIVKQFIRQQEKGIQPPRGLPITEDQIRKTQTLHSVGKAIKPADSEVSDNVRSRSSVLRVAERLGG is encoded by the coding sequence ATGGAACATATCACTGTACTGTTACAGGAAGCGGTGGATGGGCTGGCTATTCGCCCGGACGGCATCTATGTGGACGGTACATTCGGACGTGGCGGACATTCCCGTCTGATCCTGCAGCAGCTTGGCCCGCAAGGCCGGCTGTATGCTATTGACCGCGATCCTCAGGCTGTTGCTGTAGCCAAAGAGTGGCAGGACCCCCGTTTTGAAATCATTTCCGGTCCGTTTTCTTCACTGCATGAATACATGGCAGAACGTGGTCTGCTGGGTAAAGTAGACGGTTTATTGCTGGATCTGGGCGTTTCCTCACCGCAACTGGATGAAGCTGAACGTGGTTTCAGCTTTATGAACGATGGCCCGCTCGATATGCGTATGGACCCGTTGCACGGTGAAAGCGCAGCGGAATGGCTGTTGCACGCCGATGTCGATGATATCGCCTGGGTATTGCGTACCTATGGCGAAGAACGTTTTGCCAACCGCATTGCACGTGCCATTGTCGCTGATCGTGTCACTACACCGTATACCCGCACCCGGCAGCTGGCTGAAATGATTGCCCGCGTCGTGCCAAACAAAGAAAAACATAAACATCCGGCAACCCGCAGCTTTCAGGCGTTACGCATTCATGTAAACCAAGAGCTGAAAGAGATCGAAGAAACCCTGAAAGCCTCATTATCGGTTCTGGCTCCCGGCGGACGTCTGGCGGTGATCAGCTTCCATTCACTGGAAGATCGTATTGTTAAGCAATTTATCCGTCAGCAGGAAAAAGGCATTCAGCCACCCAGAGGTTTACCGATCACTGAAGATCAAATCCGTAAAACGCAGACCTTGCATTCAGTAGGTAAAGCGATCAAGCCAGCAGACAGTGAAGTTTCTGATAACGTTCGCTCACGCAGTTCTGTACTGCGTGTGGCTGAGCGTCTGGGAGGCTGA
- the mraZ gene encoding division/cell wall cluster transcriptional repressor MraZ, whose product MLRGAHAIALDTKGRLAVPTRYRDWLREECEGQLVCTIDIANPCLLLYPLCEWEEIEKKLKSLSGMNPVERRLQRLLLGYASECELDGNGRLLLSAPLRQHAGLDKQVMLVGQLNKFEIWSETRWLQQVDEDIQALPEMDWTISDKLRDFSL is encoded by the coding sequence ATGCTACGTGGAGCACACGCAATTGCCCTGGATACCAAAGGGCGGTTAGCAGTTCCGACCAGGTACCGAGACTGGCTTCGCGAAGAGTGCGAGGGCCAGCTTGTCTGCACTATCGATATTGCCAATCCCTGTCTGCTTTTATACCCGCTTTGCGAATGGGAAGAGATAGAGAAAAAGCTTAAATCCCTTTCTGGCATGAATCCGGTAGAACGCCGTTTACAGCGTCTGCTGCTGGGGTATGCCAGCGAATGTGAGCTGGATGGTAACGGCCGTTTACTGTTATCAGCACCATTACGTCAGCATGCCGGGCTGGATAAGCAGGTCATGTTAGTGGGTCAATTAAATAAATTTGAAATCTGGAGTGAAACTCGCTGGTTACAGCAAGTTGATGAGGACATTCAGGCACTGCCGGAAATGGACTGGACTATTTCGGATAAGTTGCGTGATTTTTCACTCTAG
- the ftsW gene encoding cell division protein FtsW codes for MKQLLRTMMAAVWRWFVPERPSFYDRGLLALTFSLMGIGLMMVASASIKEGPGGDMFYFTKRHLIFLFVCLGIGVGTLYLPLERWREWSGRLLVGALGLLFAVLAVGRTVNGAKRWIGFGFFNIQPAELAKLALIVFIASYLVRRSDEVRGNIAGFVKPLAVVFLLAIMLLAQPDLGSVVVLFVCTFGLLFIGGAKLVQFIAIIVAGLSALAGLIIYEPYRLRRVTSFLDPWADPFGSGYQLTQSLMAFGRGGFFGQGLGNSVQKLSYLPEAHTDFVFAILGEELGYFGVLVVLFLQLLLAMKALQIGRTALLRSKFFEGYMACGIGIWFSFQTVVNVGAAAGMLPTKGLTLPLVSYGGSSLIAITMAVAILLRIDFERRLDTSHVIQREAA; via the coding sequence ATGAAACAGCTTCTGCGGACAATGATGGCGGCTGTGTGGCGCTGGTTTGTTCCTGAACGGCCCTCTTTCTACGATCGCGGCCTTTTGGCGCTGACGTTTTCCCTGATGGGCATTGGCCTGATGATGGTCGCGTCGGCGTCGATTAAAGAAGGCCCGGGTGGTGATATGTTTTATTTCACCAAACGACATCTGATCTTTTTGTTTGTCTGCCTCGGTATTGGAGTCGGAACCCTGTATCTGCCATTAGAACGCTGGAGAGAATGGAGTGGCCGGTTACTGGTTGGTGCGCTGGGTCTACTGTTTGCTGTGCTGGCCGTAGGGCGTACCGTAAATGGCGCAAAACGCTGGATCGGCTTTGGTTTTTTCAATATTCAGCCTGCTGAATTAGCCAAACTGGCGCTGATCGTGTTTATTGCCAGTTATCTGGTGCGACGCAGTGACGAGGTCCGGGGTAATATTGCTGGTTTTGTGAAACCACTGGCGGTCGTATTTTTGCTGGCTATTATGCTGCTGGCACAACCTGATCTGGGGTCGGTGGTCGTACTGTTTGTCTGTACATTCGGATTGCTGTTTATCGGTGGTGCGAAGCTCGTGCAGTTCATCGCCATTATCGTTGCCGGCCTTTCTGCACTGGCCGGGCTGATTATTTATGAGCCTTACCGTTTGCGACGCGTGACATCATTTCTTGATCCCTGGGCTGATCCATTCGGCAGTGGCTACCAGCTGACTCAGTCATTAATGGCTTTTGGCCGCGGCGGATTCTTTGGTCAGGGCCTGGGAAATTCAGTCCAGAAATTATCCTATTTGCCGGAAGCGCACACCGACTTTGTATTCGCCATTCTGGGTGAAGAATTAGGTTATTTTGGTGTTCTGGTCGTCTTGTTTCTTCAGTTGTTACTGGCAATGAAGGCATTACAAATCGGGCGTACCGCTTTGCTGCGGAGTAAATTTTTTGAAGGCTACATGGCCTGTGGTATTGGTATCTGGTTCAGCTTCCAGACCGTCGTTAACGTGGGTGCTGCCGCCGGTATGTTACCAACCAAAGGGTTAACGCTGCCGCTGGTCAGTTACGGTGGTTCCAGCCTGATTGCAATCACTATGGCCGTTGCCATTTTGCTGCGCATTGATTTTGAGCGTCGGCTGGATACCAGTCATGTCATCCAGCGGGAGGCTGCATGA
- a CDS encoding peptidoglycan glycosyltransferase FtsI produces MRTNTKKNNKKHDSAVAPWRFMLLLGFILVGFTGLVARTAWIQIIQPDRLRQEGDMRSLRTTADPSDRGMVTDRNGEQLAVSVPVQAVWADPKEIHAADGLKNTAAWMALADVLGLDMRKLTSSVADPKRRFVYLQRQITPAVADYIVKLKLPGVHLRRETRRYYPSGEISAHLVGNTNIDGSGIEGVERAFNDWLSSTPSEYKIRKDRQGRVIENIGIVKEGKKANDLVLSIDQRLQSIAYRSLKYATEVNKATSGSLVLMDVVTGEVLAMVNTPSYNPNNREQYQSFRARNRAVTDTYEPGSTVKPIVAMSALEHGVTSWKEVLDTRPFSIGGKVVTDSHRMASGGLFDILKYSSNIGMAHLALRMQPQWITSKFEEFGLGQDSGTGLMGESSGMIPLRSRWSKIELATLGFGYGLRVTPLQLTAAYAALANKGIRKPVSVLKVSQSPKGERIIDPLIAEQVIHALESVVEEGGTGGKAAVPGYRIAGKTGTAKVATAGGYGKDYVGTFVGFAPVSNPRFAMVVIINEPHGTSYYGGSVAGPTFAEVMSSALQLYNVPPDAPQEPKEELNTAQRSEVKKSATRS; encoded by the coding sequence ATGAGAACAAATACAAAGAAAAACAACAAGAAACATGATTCCGCAGTGGCTCCGTGGCGTTTCATGCTGCTGCTCGGATTCATTCTGGTTGGTTTTACCGGCTTGGTTGCCCGCACAGCCTGGATCCAGATTATTCAGCCTGATCGCTTGCGTCAGGAAGGCGATATGCGTTCGCTGCGGACAACGGCAGATCCTTCTGATCGCGGCATGGTAACTGATCGCAATGGTGAGCAACTGGCGGTATCGGTGCCAGTGCAGGCAGTCTGGGCAGATCCGAAAGAGATCCATGCGGCGGATGGTCTGAAAAATACCGCAGCCTGGATGGCGCTGGCCGATGTGCTGGGGCTGGATATGCGGAAACTGACCTCCAGTGTGGCCGATCCTAAGCGCCGGTTTGTTTATCTGCAGCGTCAGATCACCCCGGCAGTTGCCGATTACATTGTGAAATTAAAACTTCCTGGTGTGCATCTGCGCCGCGAAACCCGCCGTTATTATCCGAGTGGTGAAATCAGTGCACATCTGGTTGGCAATACCAACATTGATGGTTCAGGCATTGAAGGGGTTGAACGCGCATTCAATGACTGGCTGAGCTCGACGCCGTCTGAATACAAGATCCGCAAAGATCGGCAGGGGCGGGTGATCGAGAATATCGGGATCGTTAAAGAAGGCAAAAAAGCCAATGATCTGGTACTCAGTATTGATCAGCGTCTGCAATCTATAGCCTATCGCTCACTGAAGTATGCGACTGAAGTCAATAAGGCAACTTCCGGTTCACTGGTGCTGATGGATGTGGTGACCGGCGAAGTGCTGGCAATGGTAAATACACCCTCTTACAACCCGAATAACCGTGAACAATACCAGAGCTTCCGGGCGCGGAACCGTGCCGTAACAGATACCTATGAACCGGGCTCGACGGTGAAGCCTATCGTTGCCATGAGCGCACTGGAACATGGCGTGACGAGCTGGAAAGAGGTACTGGATACCCGTCCGTTCTCTATCGGCGGCAAGGTGGTTACTGACAGTCACCGGATGGCTTCCGGCGGATTATTTGACATTCTCAAGTATTCATCAAATATCGGCATGGCACATCTGGCGTTGCGTATGCAACCGCAATGGATCACCAGCAAGTTTGAGGAGTTTGGTCTCGGACAGGATTCCGGAACCGGCTTAATGGGTGAAAGCTCAGGCATGATCCCGCTACGCAGCCGCTGGTCAAAAATTGAACTTGCCACACTGGGCTTCGGTTATGGGTTGCGTGTAACACCACTGCAGTTAACCGCAGCGTATGCCGCGTTAGCCAATAAAGGTATCCGTAAACCAGTATCTGTTCTGAAAGTATCACAATCACCAAAAGGTGAACGTATTATTGATCCTTTAATTGCAGAGCAAGTCATTCATGCATTAGAAAGTGTGGTTGAGGAAGGTGGTACCGGCGGCAAAGCGGCTGTTCCCGGATATCGTATTGCAGGCAAAACCGGTACAGCTAAAGTAGCGACTGCCGGTGGTTACGGGAAGGATTATGTCGGTACGTTTGTCGGATTTGCACCGGTCAGTAACCCACGTTTTGCTATGGTCGTGATTATTAACGAGCCGCATGGTACTTCATACTATGGCGGTTCGGTTGCCGGCCCGACTTTTGCGGAAGTAATGAGCAGTGCATTGCAACTGTATAATGTACCGCCTGATGCACCACAGGAACCAAAAGAAGAACTGAATACGGCTCAACGTAGCGAGGTGAAGAAAAGTGCCACTCGCTCTTAA
- the mraY gene encoding phospho-N-acetylmuramoyl-pentapeptide-transferase: MLVWLAEWLTPHLSFFHVVSYLTFRAIMSILTGLGFALWIGPRLIRRLQLLQIGQVVRNDGPESHFSKAGTPTMGGIMILLSIFLSVILWARLSNPYVWVVLFVLVSFGTIGFIDDYRKVIRKNPDGLIARWKYFWQSAAALVVAFFLYATATTDAQTVLVVPFFKDIMPQLGLLFILMTYFVIVGASNAVNLTDGLDGLAIMPTVMVAAGFALIAWATGNVNFANYLHIPYVANASELMVICTAIIGAGLGFLWFNTYPAQVFMGDVGSLALGAILGIIAVLVRQEFLLFIMGGVFVMETMSVILQVGSYKLRGQRIFRMAPIHHHYELKGWPEPRVIVRFWIITLVLVLLGLVTLKLR; the protein is encoded by the coding sequence ATGTTAGTATGGCTGGCGGAGTGGTTAACGCCCCATTTATCCTTTTTTCATGTGGTCTCGTATCTGACTTTCCGGGCCATAATGTCTATCCTGACCGGGCTCGGTTTTGCTTTGTGGATCGGGCCTCGCCTTATTCGTCGTCTGCAATTGCTGCAGATCGGACAGGTTGTCCGTAACGACGGCCCGGAATCTCATTTCAGCAAGGCAGGTACGCCGACGATGGGCGGGATCATGATCCTGCTGTCTATCTTCCTGTCCGTGATTTTGTGGGCCCGTCTCAGTAATCCCTATGTCTGGGTTGTGTTGTTTGTACTGGTTAGTTTCGGCACTATCGGGTTTATTGATGATTACCGTAAAGTGATCCGTAAGAACCCGGATGGCCTGATAGCGCGCTGGAAATATTTCTGGCAGTCCGCCGCGGCGCTGGTGGTTGCCTTTTTCCTCTACGCTACGGCGACGACAGATGCACAAACCGTCCTGGTGGTGCCGTTCTTTAAAGACATCATGCCGCAGTTAGGTTTGCTGTTCATTCTGATGACCTATTTTGTCATTGTCGGTGCTTCCAATGCCGTGAATCTGACCGATGGTCTGGATGGTCTGGCTATCATGCCGACCGTTATGGTGGCTGCAGGTTTCGCTCTGATTGCCTGGGCGACCGGTAACGTCAACTTCGCCAACTATCTGCATATTCCTTATGTCGCGAATGCCTCTGAACTGATGGTGATTTGTACCGCTATCATCGGTGCCGGTCTCGGCTTCCTCTGGTTTAACACCTATCCGGCACAGGTCTTTATGGGCGATGTTGGTTCATTGGCTCTGGGTGCGATATTGGGGATCATTGCTGTACTTGTTCGTCAGGAATTCCTGCTGTTCATTATGGGCGGTGTTTTTGTGATGGAAACGATGTCGGTGATCCTGCAGGTAGGCTCTTATAAATTGCGTGGCCAGCGTATTTTCCGTATGGCACCGATACATCATCATTACGAACTAAAAGGTTGGCCGGAACCTCGTGTGATTGTCCGCTTCTGGATCATCACGCTGGTATTGGTGTTACTGGGTCTGGTCACTCTGAAACTGAGGTAG
- the ftsL gene encoding cell division protein FtsL yields the protein MERRLNLALLIMLDLKRHLFQGILGLAILGSALTTIVVTDDTRSVTAELNKVQSKSDDLEVEWRHLVLEQNALAEHSRVSDIARVKLAMTRPKPLEEKMVSLP from the coding sequence ATGGAGCGCCGGCTTAATCTTGCCCTTCTGATCATGCTGGATCTGAAGCGGCATCTTTTTCAGGGCATTCTGGGATTAGCGATTCTGGGTTCCGCGCTCACTACCATAGTGGTGACTGACGATACCCGCTCGGTGACGGCCGAGTTGAACAAGGTTCAGAGTAAGAGTGATGATTTGGAAGTTGAATGGCGACATCTGGTTTTAGAACAAAATGCGCTGGCGGAACATTCGCGCGTTTCGGACATTGCCAGGGTCAAACTGGCAATGACTCGGCCTAAACCTTTAGAAGAAAAGATGGTTAGCCTGCCATGA
- the murE gene encoding UDP-N-acetylmuramoyl-L-alanyl-D-glutamate--2,6-diaminopimelate ligase, with protein sequence MAGLNIQAPEIALCDMQLDTRLLQPGSLFLALKGHATDGRMFMQQAEQKGAAAILFDNSDGFVPSELSIPCIPVPALAEKVSELAGLFYDSPAQKLDLVGVTGTNGKSTCTQLIANWTELFGQRGGVLGTLGNGLFGQLHATENTTGSAISIQQELARFVAEKVDVAAMEVSSHGLVQHRVSALQFAAAVFTNLSRDHLDYHHTMQAYAEAKRLIFKQTTPECCILNADDATAREWLLQMPQAVVYGIDQQLPEHPGPFVYATDVKYHPQGITISIHSSWGDGVLSAPLLGKFNVSNLLAALAVMLVLQYDFETLCQTASRLQPVTGRMECFGNQDQPLVVVDYAHTPDGLEKALQAARQHCHGHLFCLFGCGGDRDRGKRPQMAAIAEQWADTLILTDDNPRTEDPAAIIADMCAGLQKPEQAHIEHSRPKAIQLALAQAVPGDIILLAGKGHEDYQIIGKEKHHYSDRETVMQLLGVMQ encoded by the coding sequence ATGGCGGGTCTGAATATTCAGGCACCTGAGATTGCACTGTGTGATATGCAGTTAGATACCCGGCTATTACAGCCGGGCTCATTGTTTCTGGCGCTGAAAGGCCATGCAACCGATGGCCGTATGTTTATGCAGCAGGCGGAACAAAAAGGCGCAGCTGCAATATTGTTTGATAACAGCGACGGTTTTGTACCATCGGAACTGAGTATTCCCTGTATCCCTGTGCCGGCGCTGGCGGAAAAGGTCAGTGAACTGGCCGGACTGTTCTATGACTCTCCGGCACAAAAGCTGGATCTGGTCGGGGTTACCGGTACAAATGGCAAAAGTACCTGTACCCAGCTGATTGCTAACTGGACAGAATTATTCGGGCAGCGTGGTGGTGTACTGGGGACGCTGGGCAATGGTTTGTTTGGTCAATTGCATGCAACAGAAAACACCACGGGCAGTGCGATCTCCATTCAGCAGGAGTTAGCCCGGTTTGTTGCTGAAAAAGTTGATGTTGCCGCGATGGAAGTCTCTTCTCATGGTCTGGTTCAGCACCGTGTGTCGGCGCTGCAGTTTGCTGCGGCAGTATTTACCAATCTGAGCCGCGATCATCTCGATTATCATCACACCATGCAGGCATATGCTGAAGCTAAGCGCCTGATATTTAAACAGACAACCCCAGAATGCTGCATTCTGAACGCTGATGATGCTACTGCACGTGAATGGTTGCTGCAGATGCCGCAAGCTGTGGTGTATGGCATTGATCAGCAACTGCCGGAACATCCGGGACCATTTGTTTACGCGACCGATGTAAAATATCACCCGCAGGGTATTACTATCAGCATTCACTCTTCATGGGGGGATGGTGTATTATCTGCGCCCCTTCTCGGGAAGTTTAATGTATCTAATTTGCTGGCGGCGTTAGCGGTAATGTTGGTTTTGCAGTACGACTTTGAAACGCTGTGTCAGACGGCTTCGCGCCTGCAGCCAGTTACTGGTCGCATGGAGTGTTTTGGGAATCAGGATCAGCCACTGGTTGTGGTTGATTATGCGCATACGCCAGATGGTCTGGAAAAAGCCTTACAGGCAGCCAGACAGCATTGTCATGGTCATCTGTTCTGCCTGTTTGGCTGTGGCGGAGACCGTGATCGGGGCAAACGACCTCAAATGGCGGCAATAGCTGAACAATGGGCAGATACCCTGATCCTGACTGATGATAATCCTCGTACTGAAGATCCTGCAGCCATTATTGCAGATATGTGTGCCGGTTTGCAGAAACCGGAACAGGCACATATCGAACATTCGCGACCAAAAGCTATTCAGCTGGCACTGGCTCAGGCTGTTCCCGGTGACATTATTCTTCTGGCCGGAAAAGGCCATGAGGATTACCAGATCATTGGAAAAGAAAAACACCATTACAGTGATCGCGAAACAGTCATGCAACTACTGGGAGTAATGCAGTGA
- the murF gene encoding UDP-N-acetylmuramoyl-tripeptide--D-alanyl-D-alanine ligase yields MIPMSLAQIAQVTDGQLLNCPDATQTVSHISTDTRTVAAGALFLALQGERFDAHQFVAQAVAKGAVAAVVSRPLADVSIPQILVADTRIALGQIAAWVRAQLDLQIVAITGSCGKTTLKEMCAAILQQAAPVLATQGNLNNEIGVPQTLLRLTPDDRYAVVELGANHPGEIAWTTSLVKPDVAVINNVAAAHLAGFGSLRGVAVAKTEIFSGLSDSGTAVINADSEFYDWWREILSVRTFSFGVENPKADFRAENITQDEQGIAAFTLISPLGQIDIQLPIPGLHNVSNALAAAAVTTSLGLSLVQVQSGLANMLPVKGRFCVQKLSDDLTLIDDTYNASVQSVMAAIDTLAVMPGYRVLAFGDMGELGADAADLHRQIGEHARLKKLDAVFTVGELSRHTAEAAAASGQHFANKDSLYQALQTLMQHQRPMTILAKGARSARMEEVVAFVKSCEEQAC; encoded by the coding sequence GTGATACCTATGTCGTTAGCACAAATAGCACAAGTGACGGATGGGCAGTTGCTGAACTGTCCGGATGCAACGCAAACGGTCAGTCATATCAGCACTGATACCCGTACTGTTGCAGCCGGTGCACTGTTTCTGGCCTTGCAGGGTGAACGCTTTGATGCTCACCAGTTTGTTGCCCAGGCAGTTGCCAAAGGCGCTGTTGCGGCGGTTGTTTCCCGTCCTCTGGCCGATGTTTCTATTCCGCAAATCCTGGTTGCTGATACTCGTATCGCCCTTGGTCAGATTGCGGCCTGGGTACGGGCACAGCTTGATTTGCAAATCGTAGCGATTACCGGCAGTTGTGGCAAAACCACCCTGAAAGAGATGTGTGCCGCTATATTGCAGCAGGCTGCACCGGTTTTGGCGACACAAGGTAATCTGAACAATGAAATCGGCGTACCCCAGACGTTGCTACGCTTAACACCGGATGACCGTTATGCGGTCGTTGAGCTGGGTGCGAATCATCCGGGTGAAATTGCCTGGACGACCTCGCTGGTGAAACCTGATGTTGCCGTAATCAATAACGTTGCCGCCGCTCATCTGGCGGGTTTCGGTTCATTACGCGGTGTTGCAGTAGCAAAAACCGAGATTTTCTCCGGACTATCGGATAGTGGTACGGCGGTTATTAATGCTGACAGCGAATTCTACGACTGGTGGCGTGAAATTTTATCAGTCCGTACTTTCAGCTTTGGGGTTGAAAATCCGAAAGCAGATTTTCGTGCAGAGAATATTACTCAGGATGAGCAGGGCATTGCCGCTTTTACCCTGATATCCCCACTGGGACAGATTGATATTCAGTTGCCTATTCCCGGACTGCACAATGTCAGTAATGCACTGGCGGCGGCAGCAGTTACCACATCGCTGGGTTTATCTCTGGTACAGGTTCAGTCCGGACTGGCAAATATGCTGCCGGTGAAAGGACGATTCTGTGTACAGAAATTATCTGATGATTTAACGCTGATTGATGATACCTACAATGCCAGCGTGCAGTCTGTCATGGCCGCGATCGATACACTGGCTGTTATGCCCGGCTACCGGGTACTCGCTTTTGGTGATATGGGTGAACTGGGTGCTGATGCCGCTGATTTGCATCGTCAGATCGGTGAACATGCCCGGCTGAAAAAGCTTGATGCGGTATTCACAGTGGGTGAATTGTCACGCCACACAGCAGAAGCTGCCGCTGCCAGCGGACAACATTTCGCGAATAAAGACAGCCTGTATCAGGCTCTGCAAACGCTTATGCAACACCAACGACCCATGACTATTCTGGCCAAAGGTGCGCGCAGCGCCCGTATGGAAGAGGTAGTCGCTTTTGTTAAATCCTGTGAGGAACAAGCATGTTAG
- the greB gene encoding transcription elongation factor GreB: protein MKTNLITRAGWQKLEDELKYLWKVKRPEVTQAVSEAAALGDRSENAEYKEGKRELRSIDRRLRFLTKRLDALKIVEYSPQQEGKVYFGAWVELENDQGDIVHYRIVGTDEIDTKNNYITIDSPMARALIGKQVDDEVRVNTPSGEKEWFINKIQYQPFSVK, encoded by the coding sequence ATGAAAACCAACCTCATTACCCGCGCCGGATGGCAAAAACTCGAAGATGAACTCAAATATCTGTGGAAAGTGAAACGTCCGGAGGTTACTCAGGCTGTTTCCGAAGCGGCCGCCCTCGGTGATCGCAGTGAAAATGCAGAATATAAAGAGGGAAAACGGGAGCTGCGTTCAATTGATCGCCGGCTTCGTTTTCTGACTAAACGACTGGATGCCCTCAAGATCGTAGAGTACTCCCCGCAACAGGAAGGAAAGGTCTATTTCGGGGCATGGGTGGAACTTGAAAACGATCAGGGCGATATAGTCCACTACCGCATTGTCGGCACCGACGAAATTGATACCAAAAACAACTATATCACGATTGATTCCCCGATGGCCCGTGCACTGATTGGCAAGCAGGTTGATGACGAAGTGCGCGTGAACACCCCATCCGGGGAAAAAGAGTGGTTTATTAATAAAATACAATATCAGCCGTTTTCCGTGAAATAA